From the genome of Candidatus Nitrosocosmicus oleophilus, one region includes:
- a CDS encoding 30S ribosomal protein S19, producing the protein MVREFKFKGYSGEQIQKLSIETLMPLLNSRQRRSLDKRLSTYMNDEKRKFREDLKLARDGKLKGQLKTHLRDMIILPDMIGLTVLVHNGKEFVSYVIKPEMVGHYLGEYAITNKRVQHGAPGVGSSRSSLYVPLK; encoded by the coding sequence ATGGTACGTGAATTTAAATTCAAAGGATATTCAGGAGAGCAAATCCAAAAGCTTTCAATTGAAACACTCATGCCGCTCTTAAATTCAAGACAAAGAAGATCTCTGGACAAAAGGCTCTCCACTTATATGAATGATGAAAAGAGAAAATTCAGAGAAGATTTGAAATTAGCTAGAGATGGTAAACTCAAAGGCCAGTTAAAAACTCATCTAAGGGATATGATTATTTTGCCCGACATGATCGGGTTAACTGTCTTAGTTCATAACGGAAAGGAATTTGTCTCCTACGTTATAAAACCAGAAATGGTGGGTCATTATCTGGGTGAATACGCTATTACGAATAAACGAGTTCAACATGGAGCACCTGGAGTTGGTTCATCGCGTTCAAGTTTGTATGTCCCATTAAAGTGA
- a CDS encoding 50S ribosomal protein L22, producing MPDYSYSFQKYEKSRHVRAAIRDKSISHKHSREIAISINNKTIEKAREFLEDVLIRKIAVPYRRYNNEVAHRSNIQDGFCSGRYPHKSTSEFLKLLDNLESNAEYKGMDLDRLKIISVVVHKGTKLKRFTPRAMGRASPKYDTLVHVEIVAMEGRSS from the coding sequence ATGCCAGATTATTCTTATTCATTTCAAAAGTATGAAAAGTCAAGACATGTAAGGGCCGCAATAAGGGACAAATCTATCTCACACAAGCATTCCAGAGAAATTGCCATATCTATAAACAATAAAACCATAGAAAAAGCAAGAGAGTTCTTGGAGGATGTCTTGATAAGAAAAATAGCGGTTCCCTATCGGCGATACAACAATGAAGTAGCCCATCGATCTAATATCCAAGATGGTTTTTGCTCAGGTAGATATCCGCACAAATCAACTTCCGAATTCCTGAAGTTGTTAGATAACCTAGAATCTAATGCAGAGTATAAGGGAATGGATTTGGATAGACTCAAAATCATTTCGGTCGTTGTACATAAGGGAACAAAGTTGAAAAGATTCACCCCTAGAGCTATGGGAAGAGCAAGTCCAAAATATGATACCCTGGTTCATGTCGAAATTGTAGCTATGGAAGGAAGGTCATCCTAA
- a CDS encoding 30S ribosomal protein S3: protein MNAIKNVLKNNYRNTELDEFLKEELKDAGFGGADIQKSPLGTRLTLYVTRPGLVIGRKGSGIRDLTSKLEVKFGLTNPQISVVEVEVPELNPKIMCNRLAQLIERGTAFRRAALWTVNTIKNAGALGVEVTISGKLRSERAHFEKHSSGIIPKSGNMADRVVREGITHVLTKMGIMGIRLKIAIKNATPPEFELITNFKDHSNQKNQQDTSNLSVSNENELPEPGETKPQKEILENKGEINK from the coding sequence TTGAATGCAATCAAAAACGTGTTAAAAAACAATTATCGCAATACTGAATTAGATGAATTTCTAAAAGAGGAATTAAAAGATGCCGGATTTGGAGGAGCTGATATTCAGAAATCACCTTTGGGTACTAGACTCACCTTGTACGTCACACGACCAGGACTTGTTATTGGAAGAAAGGGAAGTGGCATTAGAGATCTTACATCAAAGTTAGAGGTAAAATTTGGTTTAACCAATCCACAAATTTCAGTTGTTGAGGTAGAAGTACCAGAATTAAATCCGAAGATAATGTGCAACAGGTTGGCACAACTCATTGAAAGAGGCACTGCTTTCAGGCGAGCTGCTTTGTGGACGGTGAATACCATAAAGAACGCTGGCGCACTCGGCGTTGAAGTGACCATTTCCGGAAAGTTACGTAGTGAAAGGGCCCATTTTGAGAAACATTCTTCTGGGATTATTCCAAAAAGTGGCAATATGGCTGATAGAGTCGTGCGAGAAGGGATTACACATGTCCTAACAAAAATGGGAATAATGGGAATTAGACTGAAAATTGCGATAAAAAATGCTACACCACCAGAGTTTGAACTCATAACTAACTTTAAGGATCATAGCAATCAAAAAAACCAACAAGATACTAGTAATTTGTCAGTTTCAAATGAAAATGAACTGCCTGAACCTGGTGAAACAAAACCGCAGAAAGAAATATTAGAAAATAAGGGAGAGATAAATAAATAA
- the rpmC gene encoding 50S ribosomal protein L29 → MSRNRTKTLRQFNDQDLKDKLSDLKVDLAKLRSESIKGTLKKEAGVIRWKRRDIARILTLMNERTGAKR, encoded by the coding sequence TTGTCAAGAAATCGAACTAAGACATTAAGACAATTTAACGATCAAGATCTTAAAGACAAATTAAGTGATTTGAAGGTAGATTTAGCTAAACTTCGTTCTGAATCGATCAAAGGGACTCTAAAGAAAGAAGCTGGAGTTATTAGGTGGAAAAGAAGAGACATAGCGAGAATTCTTACCCTCATGAATGAAAGAACTGGAGCTAAGAGATAA
- a CDS encoding ribonuclease P protein subunit: protein MDEYLGRFINITKSRNTKNSNRSGTIVNETKNMLFLISHQNKSIIRIPKNEICEYVICHAGETYTLDGKRLLGRPEELVNILK from the coding sequence TTGGACGAATATCTCGGTAGATTTATTAATATTACTAAATCCAGAAATACAAAGAATTCAAACAGGTCAGGAACTATTGTAAATGAAACTAAGAACATGTTATTCTTGATTAGCCATCAAAACAAAAGCATTATAAGGATTCCAAAAAATGAAATCTGTGAATATGTAATTTGTCATGCAGGTGAAACATATACACTTGATGGCAAGCGATTATTAGGCAGACCAGAGGAACTAGTTAACATATTAAAGTGA
- a CDS encoding 30S ribosomal protein S17 produces the protein MAKNIGIQVKAPKKTCTNRYCPFCGSLSLRGKLIVGTVVSHKGKNMVVVEREYSRFVDKYKRYERSKSKIHAFISDCMDVSDGNKVKIAECRPLSKTISFAVVEVSE, from the coding sequence ATGGCTAAGAATATTGGTATCCAGGTAAAAGCTCCAAAGAAAACATGCACTAATAGATATTGTCCATTTTGCGGGTCACTTTCACTAAGAGGAAAATTGATAGTAGGGACGGTAGTTAGTCATAAAGGAAAAAACATGGTGGTAGTAGAGCGAGAATATTCCAGATTTGTAGACAAGTATAAAAGATATGAGCGAAGCAAATCAAAAATTCACGCATTCATATCTGACTGCATGGATGTATCTGACGGAAACAAAGTTAAAATTGCAGAATGTCGACCCTTGTCAAAAACCATTTCTTTTGCTGTTGTGGAGGTAAGTGAATAA
- a CDS encoding 50S ribosomal protein L14, with product MSTKSRAVSSRGVEEFRPYVTRALPLYANLVCADNTGAKILQIAQVTRYKGRHSRLPAAAVGDFVTVTVKKGPAELRKQIFGAVIVRQKYPIRRLNGVRVSFEDNAAVLVTTEGEIKGTDLKGPVAAEAAEKWPRIANLASMII from the coding sequence TTGTCAACTAAATCAAGAGCCGTATCTTCAAGAGGAGTAGAAGAATTTAGACCATATGTTACTAGAGCACTCCCACTATATGCTAATCTTGTTTGTGCAGACAATACTGGTGCAAAAATATTACAAATTGCTCAAGTAACTCGATATAAAGGAAGACATTCAAGGCTACCTGCAGCCGCTGTCGGTGATTTCGTCACAGTTACTGTAAAAAAAGGACCTGCCGAACTCAGAAAACAAATTTTTGGAGCTGTCATAGTCAGACAGAAATATCCAATTAGGAGGTTGAATGGCGTCCGAGTATCTTTTGAGGATAATGCTGCTGTTTTGGTTACAACAGAGGGCGAAATTAAAGGAACAGATTTGAAAGGGCCAGTAGCTGCTGAAGCTGCTGAAAAGTGGCCACGAATTGCTAACTTAGCGTCTATGATTATATAA
- the rplX gene encoding 50S ribosomal protein L24 — MKRKSNNICSNLSNNLKKEYNTKSLRIVKGDTVKIMRGEYKGVEGKVEKLNTVKGRLSIEGVQREKIKGGQVKVQIHASNVRITSLHLDDKYRKNKIGNQEQINKSSRKQTVITPEKNEEKSEN; from the coding sequence ATGAAAAGAAAATCAAATAATATATGTTCAAATTTGTCAAATAATTTGAAGAAGGAATACAATACAAAGAGTTTGAGAATCGTTAAAGGCGATACCGTCAAAATCATGCGAGGAGAATACAAGGGGGTAGAGGGAAAGGTAGAGAAACTTAATACCGTAAAGGGAAGACTTAGTATAGAAGGTGTTCAAAGAGAAAAAATCAAAGGTGGACAAGTTAAAGTTCAAATTCATGCCTCCAATGTTCGTATTACCTCATTACACCTAGATGATAAATATCGAAAGAATAAGATCGGAAATCAGGAACAAATTAATAAATCGTCAAGAAAACAAACAGTGATTACACCTGAAAAAAATGAGGAAAAAAGTGAAAATTAA
- a CDS encoding 30S ribosomal protein S4e — protein MVKKSGSTKLKRQMAPKFWDIKRKESPFILAPRPGPYAKTKCYSIGVLIRDVLHLCSNLTEAKRILNSGQIKVDGRIRRDERFGVGIMDIIEIVPSGITYRLVPKGSKLLVPTQTAEKTIKLLKITSKVSYRGNKIQYGFHDGKTLISDNRDMNVGDSCLVTIPLIKIEQHIKFENGCNILVVQGENAGKIGKVEEIKDGMFSLPKRVVLTLDEKTVELPVDIVMPIGFEKPVLEVLDNE, from the coding sequence ATGGTAAAAAAAAGTGGTAGTACCAAATTAAAAAGACAAATGGCACCTAAATTCTGGGATATTAAGCGTAAAGAATCACCTTTCATTCTGGCACCCAGACCTGGCCCATATGCAAAAACAAAATGCTATTCCATCGGCGTATTAATTCGCGATGTTTTGCATTTGTGTTCAAATTTAACTGAGGCTAAGAGAATATTAAACTCGGGACAGATTAAGGTTGATGGCAGAATTAGGAGAGATGAGCGTTTCGGCGTGGGAATTATGGATATTATAGAGATAGTACCGAGTGGTATCACATATAGATTGGTGCCAAAAGGTTCAAAATTACTAGTCCCTACTCAAACTGCAGAAAAGACAATCAAACTGTTAAAAATCACCAGTAAAGTGAGTTATCGAGGAAACAAAATCCAATACGGGTTTCACGATGGTAAAACCTTGATATCGGATAATAGAGATATGAATGTTGGTGATTCTTGTTTAGTAACGATTCCTTTAATAAAAATAGAACAACATATAAAATTCGAGAATGGATGTAATATACTTGTGGTTCAGGGTGAAAACGCAGGCAAAATTGGAAAGGTAGAAGAGATTAAGGATGGTATGTTTTCGTTACCTAAAAGAGTTGTATTAACACTTGATGAAAAAACCGTGGAATTGCCAGTTGACATAGTAATGCCTATTGGTTTTGAAAAGCCTGTATTAGAGGTGCTGGATAATGAGTGA
- a CDS encoding 50S ribosomal protein L5 has product MSEDKINPMKEIHVSKVVINIGVGKSGDPVEKAKNALSELTGKTPSVRGAKKSVRDFGIHKGEPIGAMVTLRRTDATNFLRRIMESKRNVIKNSSFDNNGNISFGIHEHIDIPGTKYNPDIGIFGMDVCAALTRPGYRISKRRNPSKIGKNHKITKDESIEFFKAHFGVEVN; this is encoded by the coding sequence ATGAGTGAAGATAAAATAAACCCAATGAAAGAAATTCACGTATCTAAGGTGGTAATTAATATTGGTGTAGGTAAATCTGGAGATCCTGTTGAGAAAGCTAAGAATGCTTTATCTGAGCTAACTGGAAAAACTCCAAGTGTGAGGGGGGCAAAAAAAAGCGTTAGAGATTTTGGGATTCACAAAGGTGAGCCAATAGGTGCAATGGTTACCTTGAGACGAACAGATGCCACAAACTTTTTAAGACGAATAATGGAATCTAAGAGGAATGTGATAAAGAATTCATCATTTGATAATAATGGTAATATATCTTTTGGAATCCATGAACATATTGATATTCCTGGTACAAAGTATAATCCTGATATTGGTATATTTGGAATGGATGTATGTGCCGCTTTGACTAGACCCGGTTACAGAATTTCAAAAAGGAGAAATCCCAGTAAGATCGGCAAAAATCACAAAATTACAAAAGACGAGTCAATTGAATTCTTCAAGGCTCACTTCGGAGTTGAAGTCAATTGA
- a CDS encoding 30S ribosomal protein S14 has translation MKIRDYALTGRKKLAHGKGTRWCKRCGSFSGMICSYDLMLCRRCFREVAFSLGFRKYE, from the coding sequence ATTAAAATAAGAGATTATGCCCTCACCGGAAGGAAGAAGTTAGCTCACGGCAAGGGTACTCGATGGTGTAAAAGGTGTGGATCCTTTAGTGGTATGATCTGTTCCTATGATCTTATGCTATGTCGAAGATGTTTTAGGGAAGTTGCCTTCTCATTAGGGTTTAGGAAATACGAATAG
- a CDS encoding 30S ribosomal protein S8, which translates to MPALNILSNLFTTLYNNEMRRKRECIVLPASKFSSEVLRVMQKQRYIGEFEQVDDGRLGKFRIQLLAKINKCGIITPRFSVKKDRYLDWERQFLPSYNMGILIVSTSKGIMSHHDAQNEGLGGALIGYVY; encoded by the coding sequence GTGCCAGCATTAAACATTTTATCTAATCTATTCACTACTCTGTATAATAATGAGATGCGGAGAAAACGAGAATGTATAGTTTTGCCCGCGTCAAAATTCTCAAGTGAAGTTTTAAGGGTGATGCAAAAACAACGATATATCGGAGAATTCGAACAAGTCGATGACGGGAGATTGGGTAAGTTTAGAATACAACTTTTGGCTAAAATTAATAAATGTGGGATTATTACTCCCAGATTTAGTGTGAAGAAAGATCGATACTTAGATTGGGAACGCCAGTTTCTTCCATCATATAATATGGGTATATTAATAGTGTCTACCAGTAAAGGAATTATGTCTCACCATGATGCCCAAAATGAAGGTCTAGGAGGTGCACTTATAGGTTATGTCTACTAA
- a CDS encoding 50S ribosomal protein L6 produces the protein MSTKPEFYTNEIVIPEGVTINKDQNLITATGTNGKVQKDFTKIPAVIDISNEKITIRSYGNRKSDFALVNTVHSLIRNMIKGSTTGFTYKLKIVFAHFPISVKIKGHEVFIENFFGERSARVSKILGKETKVTVQGDDILITGPNIEHVSQTAANIESSTRIKNKDSRVFLDGVYIYSKA, from the coding sequence ATGTCTACTAAGCCTGAATTTTACACAAATGAGATCGTTATCCCAGAAGGGGTAACGATTAATAAGGATCAGAACCTCATTACCGCAACCGGTACAAATGGAAAAGTTCAAAAGGATTTTACGAAAATTCCAGCGGTGATAGATATTAGTAATGAAAAAATTACAATAAGATCTTATGGGAATAGAAAAAGCGATTTTGCGTTGGTCAATACGGTGCATAGTCTTATTAGAAACATGATAAAGGGATCTACAACAGGATTCACATATAAATTAAAAATAGTATTTGCACACTTCCCCATATCCGTCAAGATAAAGGGCCATGAGGTCTTTATTGAAAACTTTTTTGGAGAACGATCCGCGAGGGTATCTAAGATACTTGGGAAGGAAACTAAGGTTACTGTTCAAGGCGATGATATTTTGATTACAGGACCAAATATCGAACATGTATCTCAAACAGCTGCAAATATAGAATCTTCTACTAGGATAAAAAATAAAGACTCTAGGGTGTTTCTTGATGGAGTATACATATACTCCAAAGCCTAG